A genomic segment from Halomonas sp. GD1P12 encodes:
- a CDS encoding metallophosphoesterase, whose product MRLHVLSDLHLEHFPGGRMIPDVEADALVLAGDIHRGAEGLGWARARFPDLPILYVPGNHEFYDAHLTEHRQTLAREARRLGIELLDNRALTLGGVRFYGTTLWTDFNLYAEDPARSFEACARKARRLMPDYQIITDGQGEVFTPEASQALHREALGWLTQALSEPFEGPRVVISHHAPLRDCIPLQYVGDVLSPAFASHLAPLMGRMDLWIHGHVHEPVDLVQEGTRVVANPGGYPEEVGRYRFREDLVLHL is encoded by the coding sequence ATGCGCCTGCACGTACTGTCGGATCTGCACCTCGAACACTTTCCTGGCGGGCGAATGATACCCGATGTCGAGGCGGACGCTCTGGTGCTCGCCGGCGACATCCATCGTGGCGCCGAGGGCCTTGGCTGGGCGCGGGCGCGCTTTCCCGACCTGCCCATTCTCTACGTCCCCGGCAACCATGAGTTCTACGACGCCCATCTGACCGAGCACCGCCAAACCCTGGCCCGTGAAGCCAGGCGCCTGGGTATCGAGCTTCTGGACAACCGCGCACTCACCCTGGGGGGTGTGCGTTTTTATGGCACTACGCTCTGGACCGATTTCAACCTGTACGCCGAGGATCCCGCCCGCAGTTTTGAGGCGTGTGCTCGGAAAGCCCGCCGGCTGATGCCGGATTATCAGATCATCACCGACGGGCAGGGTGAGGTTTTCACCCCTGAGGCGAGTCAGGCACTTCACCGTGAGGCGCTCGGCTGGCTGACCCAGGCGCTAAGTGAACCTTTTGAGGGCCCGCGCGTGGTCATCAGCCACCACGCGCCACTTCGCGACTGCATTCCCCTGCAATACGTCGGCGATGTGCTCTCCCCGGCGTTCGCCTCGCACCTGGCACCGCTGATGGGGCGCATGGATCTCTGGATTCACGGCCATGTGCACGAGCCGGTGGATCTGGTGCAGGAGGGAACGCGGGTGGTGGCCAATCCGGGCGGGTATCCGGAGGAGGTGGGCCGTTATCGCTTTCGCGAGGATCTGGTTCTGCACCTTTAA
- a CDS encoding ATP-binding cassette domain-containing protein, whose protein sequence is MFDVLDARFTVAGKPLLHPIAHTFEQGKVVGLIGHNGSGKSTLIKLLAQQNALSGGDILFDQRPLAQWGHREFARQVAYLPQHLPSAENLTARELIGFGRYPWHGLLGRHTQKDRDAVERAIALTHTDAFADRLVDTLSGGERQRVWLAMLLAQGSRFLLLDEPLAALDIAHQIEVLALTRKLCDELDLGVIIVLHDINMAARYCDELLALKSGRLLAHGTPEEMMHAQTLEAIYGLPMQVIDRPGGRSPIAVAH, encoded by the coding sequence ATGTTCGACGTCCTGGACGCCCGCTTTACCGTCGCCGGCAAGCCCTTGCTTCACCCCATCGCGCATACGTTCGAGCAAGGCAAGGTCGTCGGACTCATCGGCCACAACGGTTCGGGCAAGTCGACCCTGATCAAGCTGCTGGCCCAGCAGAACGCGCTATCCGGCGGCGACATCCTGTTCGACCAGCGCCCGCTCGCCCAGTGGGGGCACCGCGAGTTCGCCCGTCAGGTGGCCTACCTGCCCCAGCACCTGCCCAGCGCCGAAAACCTGACCGCACGCGAGCTGATCGGTTTTGGCCGCTACCCGTGGCACGGGCTTTTGGGTCGTCATACCCAGAAGGACCGGGACGCCGTTGAGCGCGCCATCGCCTTGACCCATACCGATGCCTTTGCCGACCGGCTGGTGGACACGCTCTCCGGCGGGGAGCGCCAGCGCGTTTGGCTCGCCATGCTGCTCGCCCAGGGCAGCCGCTTTCTGCTGCTCGACGAGCCGCTGGCCGCACTCGACATCGCCCACCAGATCGAGGTGCTGGCGCTAACGCGAAAGCTCTGCGACGAGCTCGACTTGGGCGTGATCATCGTGCTGCACGACATCAACATGGCTGCTCGCTACTGCGACGAGCTATTGGCACTCAAAAGCGGCCGGCTGCTGGCGCACGGCACGCCGGAGGAGATGATGCACGCTCAGACGCTGGAGGCGATTTACGGGCTACCCATGCAGGTGATCGACCGCCCCGGCGGGCGCTCCCCCATCGCCGTGGCCCACTAA
- the speG gene encoding spermidine N1-acetyltransferase, with protein MTPVLYLRALERSDLRFIHELNNNQSVMSYWFEEPYESFDELEELYNKHIHDNAERRFVVQDAAGVAIGLVELIEIDYIHRSAEFQIIVAPEHQGRGYARSMIHQALGYSFTILNLHKVYLIVAVENTRAVHLYRDCGFIEEGHLVQEFFINGRYRDVKRMYVLQDAYLKRLGSRD; from the coding sequence ATGACCCCGGTTCTGTACCTGCGCGCGCTTGAGCGAAGCGATCTGCGCTTTATTCATGAGCTCAACAACAACCAGAGCGTCATGTCCTATTGGTTCGAGGAGCCCTACGAATCCTTCGATGAGCTCGAGGAGCTCTACAACAAGCATATCCATGACAACGCCGAGCGCCGTTTCGTCGTGCAGGACGCCGCTGGCGTAGCCATCGGCCTGGTCGAGCTGATCGAAATCGATTACATCCATCGAAGCGCCGAGTTTCAGATCATCGTCGCCCCGGAGCATCAGGGGCGCGGCTACGCGCGTTCGATGATCCATCAGGCGCTCGGCTACTCCTTCACCATTTTGAACCTGCACAAGGTGTACCTGATCGTCGCCGTCGAGAACACCCGGGCGGTGCACCTTTACCGCGACTGTGGCTTCATCGAGGAGGGGCATCTGGTGCAGGAGTTCTTCATCAACGGCCGCTACCGTGACGTCAAGCGCATGTACGTGCTCCAGGACGCCTATCTAAAGCGCCTTGGCTCCCGCGATTAG
- the fhuF gene encoding siderophore-iron reductase FhuF, with product MPLAFCEPDILRPTTLAECYTDRLAHLTPPRIGGAPPAGAIKASRWRNPALLEQSIAPYAARFPGGDRRAVASLWSKWLFSSLTVPTVVSHLLLDRNLPVSLDDVYVLPNEQGCVTGLWLAHEGERITTRDPVERFSTLIDGHWAPLIERLSTLVGLAPRVFWSNAGGYLDYYVNLLAEHPGVRPNALTAARALLESRTLDGQRNPLYQPVRSYQPKGSTEVKQVRKLCCLRYLLDEFEVCSNCPLEGCDRRARR from the coding sequence ATGCCCCTGGCTTTCTGCGAACCCGACATTCTACGCCCCACCACACTCGCCGAGTGCTACACCGACCGGCTGGCGCACCTGACACCGCCGCGCATCGGCGGTGCTCCGCCTGCGGGCGCCATCAAGGCATCGCGCTGGCGCAACCCGGCGCTTTTGGAGCAGAGCATCGCACCTTACGCGGCGCGCTTTCCCGGCGGCGATCGCCGCGCGGTCGCCTCACTCTGGTCCAAGTGGCTGTTTAGTTCGCTCACCGTGCCCACCGTTGTCTCTCACCTGCTGCTCGACCGAAACCTGCCGGTGTCGCTGGATGACGTATATGTGCTGCCCAACGAGCAGGGCTGCGTGACCGGGCTTTGGCTTGCCCATGAAGGCGAACGCATCACCACCCGCGATCCGGTCGAGCGCTTCTCGACGCTAATCGACGGGCATTGGGCGCCGCTGATCGAGCGTCTATCGACGCTGGTAGGACTGGCTCCACGGGTGTTCTGGAGCAACGCCGGCGGCTATCTAGACTACTATGTCAACCTGCTGGCCGAGCACCCCGGCGTTCGCCCGAACGCCCTGACCGCTGCCCGCGCTCTTCTGGAGTCGCGCACCCTGGACGGCCAGCGCAACCCGCTCTACCAGCCGGTACGAAGCTACCAGCCCAAGGGATCGACAGAGGTCAAGCAGGTGCGCAAGCTCTGCTGTTTGCGCTACCTGCTCGACGAGTTCGAGGTCTGCAGCAACTGCCCGCTCGAAGGGTGCGATCGCCGCGCCCGGCGCTAA
- the ltaE gene encoding low-specificity L-threonine aldolase, translating into MIDLRSDTVTRPSPAMREAMLAAALGDDVWGDDPTVNAFQQDLAERAGKEAALLFPSGTQSNLVGLMAHCERGDEYIVGQSAHTYRYEGGGAAVLGSIQPQPIENASDGTLPLEKIDAAVKADDPHFARTRLLALENTIAGKVLPGDYLQKATALARQHGLATHLDGARLFNAMVATDSSLEAMCRPFDSVSLCFSKGLGAPIGSALVGSHAFITKARRWRKVVGGGMRQSGLIAAACQYALDHHVEELKDDHRRAARLGEGLAAMPGLTVTSQATNMVFTQVEKGHIASLAAWLKEHDILLDLVYATRFVVHRDINDSDIERVIEVIKAYFDRQA; encoded by the coding sequence GTGATCGATCTACGCAGCGATACCGTCACCCGACCAAGCCCGGCCATGCGCGAGGCGATGCTCGCCGCCGCCCTGGGCGACGACGTCTGGGGCGACGACCCCACCGTCAACGCCTTTCAGCAGGACCTGGCCGAGCGTGCCGGAAAAGAAGCCGCGCTGCTCTTTCCAAGCGGCACTCAAAGCAACCTGGTAGGTCTGATGGCGCACTGCGAGCGCGGTGACGAGTACATCGTCGGCCAGAGCGCCCACACCTACCGCTATGAAGGCGGCGGCGCGGCGGTGCTGGGCAGCATTCAGCCCCAGCCGATCGAAAACGCCTCGGACGGTACGCTGCCGCTTGAAAAGATAGACGCCGCGGTCAAGGCCGACGACCCCCACTTCGCCCGCACCCGGCTGCTGGCGTTGGAAAACACCATCGCCGGCAAGGTGCTGCCCGGGGACTACCTTCAAAAAGCCACCGCGCTCGCCCGTCAGCATGGCCTCGCCACCCACCTGGACGGCGCGCGGCTATTCAACGCCATGGTGGCCACGGATAGCTCGCTCGAGGCGATGTGCCGGCCGTTCGATAGCGTGTCGCTTTGTTTCTCCAAAGGGCTCGGCGCGCCGATCGGCTCGGCGCTGGTGGGCTCCCACGCGTTCATCACAAAGGCGCGGCGCTGGCGCAAGGTGGTCGGCGGCGGCATGCGTCAATCCGGGCTCATCGCCGCGGCCTGCCAGTACGCGCTCGATCACCATGTGGAAGAGTTAAAAGACGACCACCGCCGCGCGGCGCGACTGGGCGAGGGTCTGGCGGCGATGCCCGGGCTCACGGTGACGTCTCAGGCGACCAACATGGTGTTCACCCAGGTCGAGAAGGGCCATATCGCCTCGCTCGCCGCGTGGCTCAAGGAGCACGACATTCTGCTCGATCTTGTCTACGCCACGCGTTTTGTGGTGCATCGTGATATCAACGATAGCGACATCGAGCGCGTGATCGAGGTGATAAAAGCGTATTTCGACCGCCAGGCGTAA
- a CDS encoding NAD(P)/FAD-dependent oxidoreductase, with protein MDLKSGYPFWAVKNGLLVSFPQLEHDHACDVLVIGGGITGALIADELCQHGHHVVVVERRDIGWGSSAASTALLQYEIDTHLVDLTQRYDERHAVMAYQGCADAILTLERLAGELGNVSFERHESLYYATSEEDVPALEAEFALREKHGFDMQWLDREALYAAYGIKAPCAILSRLAASIDPYLMAYRLFERLRCLGGEVFDRTEVDAIDPTADGVRVRLKNGATLEAGKVVIAAGYESQRWLDHSVAKNRSSYAFVTDPIAPEKLGKLRHTMVWESARPYLYMRATDEGRLLVGGDDDDTDIPARRDERVMDKAHGLARKVEALWPDLEINPTFSWAGTFAETEDGLPYFGACKRWGPHVYFALAYGGNGISYSMMGAPLLRALIEGTPHPLADFFSFERHLSESDDDPGSVPARA; from the coding sequence ATGGATCTCAAAAGCGGTTATCCGTTCTGGGCGGTGAAAAATGGCCTGCTTGTCTCTTTTCCTCAACTGGAGCACGACCACGCCTGCGATGTGCTCGTCATCGGCGGCGGCATCACCGGCGCGCTGATCGCCGATGAGCTTTGCCAGCACGGCCACCACGTGGTGGTGGTCGAGCGCCGCGACATCGGCTGGGGCAGCTCGGCGGCGAGCACCGCGCTTTTACAGTACGAAATCGATACTCATCTGGTCGACTTGACCCAGCGCTACGACGAGCGCCACGCGGTCATGGCGTATCAGGGCTGTGCCGACGCCATCTTGACGCTCGAGCGCCTCGCCGGAGAGCTCGGTAACGTCTCTTTCGAGCGCCACGAAAGCCTTTATTACGCCACCAGCGAAGAGGACGTACCGGCGCTTGAGGCCGAGTTCGCCCTGCGCGAGAAGCACGGCTTCGACATGCAGTGGCTCGATCGCGAGGCGCTTTATGCGGCCTACGGAATAAAGGCGCCCTGCGCGATCCTGTCGCGGCTGGCCGCCAGTATCGACCCTTATCTCATGGCGTATCGATTGTTCGAGCGCCTGCGATGCCTGGGTGGCGAGGTGTTCGATCGCACCGAAGTGGATGCGATCGACCCTACCGCCGACGGCGTGCGGGTGCGCCTCAAAAACGGCGCCACGCTCGAGGCGGGCAAGGTAGTGATCGCGGCGGGCTATGAGTCGCAGCGTTGGTTGGATCATTCAGTGGCGAAAAATCGCAGCAGTTACGCCTTCGTGACCGACCCCATTGCGCCGGAAAAGCTCGGCAAGCTGCGCCATACGATGGTGTGGGAATCGGCCAGACCCTATCTGTACATGCGCGCCACCGACGAGGGGCGGCTTCTGGTCGGCGGCGACGACGATGACACCGATATTCCGGCGCGGCGCGACGAACGGGTCATGGACAAGGCCCATGGCCTGGCCCGCAAGGTCGAGGCCCTGTGGCCGGATCTAGAGATCAACCCGACCTTTAGCTGGGCGGGCACCTTCGCCGAAACCGAGGATGGGCTGCCGTATTTTGGCGCCTGCAAACGGTGGGGGCCGCACGTCTACTTCGCCCTGGCTTACGGCGGCAACGGCATTAGCTACTCGATGATGGGCGCACCGCTTCTGCGCGCGCTGATCGAAGGCACGCCACACCCACTAGCCGACTTTTTCTCCTTTGAACGCCATCTCAGCGAGTCCGACGATGACCCCGGTTCTGTACCTGCGCGCGCTTGA
- a CDS encoding thiamine pyrophosphate-dependent enzyme, giving the protein MSKNVAEILVDTLQDAGAKRCYGVVGDSLNHFTDALRTSEIEWVGVRHEEVGGFAAGGEAYMTGELALCAGSCGPGSLHFVNGLFDAHRNNAPVVLIASQIALGEVGNHFPQEVDQSAIFKQYSVFCETIVSAEQAGRTAAMAAQAAIAKRGVAVLIVPGDVMTQKPSGELSFKAHTFDYSIRPSAQALVPAVRELNKGGKITIFAGAGCEDARDQVIALAEKLKAPIAWTSRAKNYIEYDNPYQVGMTGVYGLEGGYHAVAECDTLLLLGCSFAFAQFYPDGANIIQVDHEPTQIGKRYPVDVGIVGTIAETCEALVQSVQANEHTSWLDKCLKRYKKSLEKSAHDTKSNTTIHPQELTLAIDRLSDDNALFTADTGSVNVWMLRHIHTGAQRKTLSSLQHGTMANAYPQAMGIQLAYPGRQVIALCGDGGLSMLMGDLLTLVQRQIPLKIAVYNNQSLSFVELEQKVEGMLDAYTELQNPNFGDVARAIGLWGKRVEREDELDAAVTEWLAQPGPALLDVMTNPMELVMPPKVETGQVAATALYSAKAVLSGRMDEVVHLVKSNFLKR; this is encoded by the coding sequence ATGAGCAAGAACGTAGCTGAAATCCTGGTCGATACCCTACAAGACGCCGGCGCCAAGCGCTGCTACGGCGTGGTAGGCGATTCGCTCAACCACTTCACTGATGCGCTCAGGACGAGCGAAATCGAGTGGGTGGGAGTGCGCCACGAAGAGGTCGGGGGCTTTGCCGCTGGCGGCGAGGCGTACATGACTGGCGAGCTTGCGCTCTGTGCAGGCTCCTGCGGGCCGGGCAGTCTGCACTTCGTCAACGGCTTGTTCGACGCCCACCGTAACAACGCACCGGTGGTGCTGATCGCCAGTCAAATTGCGCTGGGCGAGGTCGGTAACCACTTTCCCCAGGAGGTGGATCAAAGCGCGATCTTCAAGCAGTACAGCGTGTTTTGCGAAACCATCGTGTCGGCTGAGCAGGCCGGGCGCACGGCGGCCATGGCCGCCCAGGCGGCGATTGCCAAGCGCGGTGTGGCGGTGCTGATCGTGCCCGGCGACGTCATGACCCAAAAACCGTCCGGCGAGCTGAGCTTCAAGGCTCACACCTTCGACTACTCGATTCGCCCCAGCGCCCAGGCGCTGGTACCGGCGGTGCGCGAGCTCAACAAGGGCGGCAAGATCACCATTTTCGCTGGCGCCGGCTGTGAGGACGCACGCGATCAGGTGATTGCGCTGGCCGAAAAGCTCAAGGCGCCGATCGCCTGGACCTCGCGGGCCAAGAACTACATCGAGTACGACAATCCTTACCAGGTCGGCATGACCGGCGTGTACGGGCTGGAAGGCGGCTACCACGCGGTGGCGGAGTGCGACACGCTGCTGCTGCTCGGCTGCAGTTTCGCGTTTGCCCAGTTCTATCCGGACGGAGCGAACATCATCCAGGTCGACCATGAGCCGACCCAGATCGGCAAGCGCTACCCGGTAGATGTCGGCATCGTTGGCACCATCGCCGAAACTTGCGAGGCGCTGGTGCAAAGCGTCCAGGCCAACGAGCACACGAGCTGGCTCGATAAATGCCTGAAACGCTATAAAAAATCCCTCGAGAAGTCGGCGCACGATACGAAGAGCAACACGACGATTCACCCCCAGGAGCTGACGCTCGCCATCGACCGGCTAAGTGATGACAACGCGCTGTTCACCGCCGATACCGGCAGCGTCAACGTCTGGATGCTGCGCCATATCCACACCGGCGCACAGCGCAAGACGCTTTCGAGCCTGCAGCACGGCACCATGGCCAACGCCTATCCTCAAGCAATGGGTATTCAACTCGCCTACCCGGGCCGCCAGGTGATCGCGCTGTGCGGCGACGGCGGGCTCTCCATGCTCATGGGCGATCTCTTGACGTTGGTGCAGCGCCAGATTCCGCTGAAAATCGCCGTATACAACAACCAGTCGCTGAGTTTCGTCGAGCTCGAACAGAAGGTGGAGGGCATGCTCGACGCCTACACCGAGCTTCAAAACCCCAACTTTGGCGATGTCGCTCGTGCCATCGGGCTCTGGGGCAAACGCGTCGAGCGCGAGGACGAGCTCGACGCCGCGGTGACCGAGTGGCTGGCCCAGCCGGGCCCGGCGCTTCTGGACGTGATGACCAACCCGATGGAGCTGGTCATGCCACCGAAAGTGGAAACCGGCCAGGTCGCTGCCACCGCGCTTTACTCCGCCAAGGCGGTGCTCAGTGGGCGTATGGATGAAGTCGTCCATCTGGTGAAAAGCAACTTCCTGAAACGCTAG
- the fhuB gene encoding Fe(3+)-hydroxamate ABC transporter permease FhuB, whose protein sequence is MLSTSRIPPKVACGLLALPLLVLLATAIAAQGGLSVSLRALFASDPASVESQLLHFAWWPRLTVSLLAGAALALAGVLMQQVLRNPLASPTTLGVASGANLALMLATLLAPGLLAFGREWVALGGGAAAMALVFGLAWRRRLAPVVVVLAGLVVNLYLGALATAVLLFNHETLAGLLIWGAGSLAQNGWEGVATLSIRFAFSAVAAVLLIRPLAVLELDDASAKSLGFSLKYLRLGGLGVAVFITASVVSVVGIIGFIGLAAPNIVRMAGARRLGPRLVFSALLGAVLLATTDLLLQRFSGQLTTLLPTGAVTGALGAPLLLWLIPRLKLGSDRPPQASHVALRRHKAPARLAAQLLVTLIGAILLALMVGQSGQGVSMVSPFDAAVMEWRAPRVIAAAASGLMLAVAGTLLQRLSGNPMASPEVLGISGGCAIALILGIYWLPASSSALLVTVGTLGALLTLGVLILVNRKSGFAPERLLLSGVAIGALFDAVRGVILAGGDPRGQQVIAWLAGSTYYVDVPSAALVGAAAAGLLLLALPFTRWLDILPLGAATAQGLGIALNRARLALLLLVAVLTACATLVVGPLSFIGLLAPHMARLMGFSRAWWHLLGAALIGTLLMVLADLIGRQVMFPYDIPAGLVASLIGGAYFMWGLRRL, encoded by the coding sequence GTGCTGTCGACATCGCGTATCCCGCCAAAAGTGGCTTGCGGCCTGTTGGCTCTACCACTTCTTGTACTGCTCGCCACTGCCATCGCCGCCCAGGGCGGTTTGAGCGTTAGTCTTCGTGCGCTATTTGCGTCCGATCCTGCAAGCGTCGAGTCGCAGCTTTTGCATTTTGCGTGGTGGCCGAGGCTTACGGTGTCGCTACTGGCCGGTGCGGCGCTGGCGCTGGCCGGCGTGTTGATGCAGCAGGTGCTGCGTAACCCGCTGGCTTCACCGACCACCCTGGGGGTGGCCAGCGGCGCCAACCTGGCGCTGATGCTGGCCACGCTGCTGGCGCCGGGGCTTTTGGCGTTTGGGCGCGAGTGGGTGGCGCTTGGCGGCGGTGCGGCGGCCATGGCGCTGGTGTTCGGGCTTGCCTGGCGGCGCCGCTTGGCGCCGGTCGTGGTGGTACTGGCGGGGCTGGTCGTCAATCTCTACCTGGGGGCGCTGGCCACCGCGGTGCTGCTGTTCAATCATGAAACCCTGGCGGGACTTTTGATCTGGGGGGCGGGGTCGCTTGCGCAAAACGGCTGGGAGGGCGTGGCCACGCTCTCGATCCGCTTCGCTTTCAGCGCGGTGGCCGCGGTGCTTTTGATCCGCCCGCTGGCGGTGCTGGAACTCGACGACGCCAGTGCCAAAAGCCTGGGGTTTTCGCTCAAGTACCTGCGCCTGGGCGGGCTGGGCGTCGCGGTATTCATTACCGCAAGCGTGGTCAGCGTGGTGGGTATCATCGGTTTTATCGGCCTGGCGGCGCCGAACATCGTGCGCATGGCCGGTGCCCGGCGCCTTGGCCCGCGGCTGGTGTTTTCAGCGCTTCTGGGGGCGGTACTGCTGGCCACCACCGATCTTTTGCTGCAGCGCTTCTCTGGCCAGCTCACAACGCTCTTGCCCACCGGCGCGGTGACCGGCGCACTGGGTGCGCCGCTGCTGCTGTGGCTGATTCCACGCTTGAAGCTTGGAAGCGACCGCCCGCCCCAAGCGTCCCACGTGGCGCTGCGCCGCCACAAAGCGCCGGCGCGGCTGGCGGCGCAGCTTTTGGTAACGCTGATCGGCGCGATACTGCTGGCCCTGATGGTGGGTCAGAGCGGGCAGGGCGTGAGCATGGTGTCGCCTTTCGACGCCGCCGTCATGGAGTGGCGCGCCCCCCGGGTGATCGCGGCAGCGGCCAGCGGGCTGATGCTGGCGGTGGCGGGTACCCTCTTGCAGCGGCTCTCCGGTAACCCAATGGCAAGCCCGGAGGTACTGGGCATCAGCGGCGGCTGCGCGATCGCGCTGATTCTCGGCATTTATTGGCTGCCGGCGTCGAGTAGCGCACTGCTGGTCACCGTGGGCACGCTGGGGGCGCTTTTGACACTTGGGGTTTTGATTCTGGTCAATCGCAAAAGCGGTTTTGCGCCGGAGCGGCTGCTGCTTAGCGGCGTAGCCATCGGGGCGCTGTTCGACGCGGTGCGCGGCGTCATTCTGGCCGGCGGCGACCCGCGCGGCCAGCAGGTGATCGCCTGGCTTGCCGGTTCCACCTATTACGTCGATGTGCCAAGTGCGGCACTGGTTGGCGCGGCGGCGGCGGGGCTTCTACTTTTGGCGCTGCCTTTCACCCGCTGGCTCGACATTCTGCCGCTGGGGGCGGCGACCGCGCAGGGCCTCGGCATCGCGCTCAACCGCGCGCGGCTGGCGCTGTTGCTGCTGGTGGCGGTGCTCACCGCCTGCGCAACGCTGGTGGTCGGGCCGCTATCGTTCATCGGCCTGCTGGCCCCGCACATGGCGAGGCTGATGGGCTTTTCCCGCGCCTGGTGGCATCTTTTAGGTGCGGCCCTGATCGGCACGCTGTTGATGGTGCTGGCGGACCTCATTGGCCGCCAGGTGATGTTCCCCTACGACATTCCCGCGGGGCTGGTCGCCTCGCTCATCGGCGGCGCCTATTTCATGTGGGGGCTACGTCGGCTGTGA
- a CDS encoding multidrug ABC transporter permease/ATP-binding protein gives MELLRVVFTHYRWPFLGAIGLSLFSAGLGVGVIAFINQRLIVADSTLSVLVPFLGLLTLLLAVTLATQLALTLLGHYFVYNLRSRLLKRILDTDIERIERVGNATLLASLSSDVRNITIGFVRLPELVQGVVMTVACVAYLAWLSPEMVLVTVLWMAATMAVGWWLVSKVYRHFHLVRESEDLLYRDYQTAIEGRKELTLNRDRARRFFDETYTTNAKNYLYHIIRADTYHLSAGNWSNIMMLGAIGVVFFMANVLGWAGPAAAATFALTLLFLRTPLIQAIGAWPTLISAQVAFDKLKSLELAEYRADFAVKDTLRDWQCIRLVDVTYAYPGDAHGQGAFKVGPVNLALHRGEQVFLIGGNGSGKSTLARLLSGLYRPQGGYIQIDDTRIDAHNWDAFRARFSSVFTDFHAFDQLMGAGGGPSDPVLVERWLERLQMTQKLEWAGARVTNIQLSQGQKKRLALLLAIAEERDVLLLDEWAADQDPQFRRLFYRELLPHLKAMGTTVFAISHDDSYFVHADRLLEMSAGHLFELEGEQRARASLDAVAQITPQ, from the coding sequence ATGGAGTTGCTGCGGGTGGTCTTCACGCACTACCGGTGGCCCTTTTTAGGCGCCATCGGGCTGAGCCTTTTCAGTGCCGGACTGGGTGTCGGGGTCATCGCGTTCATCAATCAGCGCCTGATCGTCGCCGACAGTACGCTGTCGGTGCTGGTGCCGTTTCTCGGGCTTCTAACGCTGCTGCTGGCCGTGACGCTGGCCACTCAGCTGGCGCTGACGCTGTTGGGTCACTACTTCGTCTATAACCTGCGCAGCCGGCTATTGAAGCGCATTCTGGATACCGATATCGAGCGCATCGAGCGGGTGGGTAACGCCACGCTGTTGGCAAGCCTTTCGAGCGACGTGCGCAATATCACCATTGGCTTCGTGCGCCTGCCGGAGCTCGTGCAGGGTGTGGTGATGACCGTGGCGTGCGTGGCGTATCTGGCGTGGCTCTCGCCGGAGATGGTGCTGGTCACCGTGCTCTGGATGGCAGCGACCATGGCGGTCGGCTGGTGGCTGGTGTCCAAAGTGTATCGTCACTTTCATTTGGTGCGCGAAAGCGAGGATCTCTTGTACCGCGATTACCAGACCGCCATCGAAGGGCGCAAGGAGCTCACCCTCAACCGCGACCGCGCCCGGCGCTTTTTTGATGAAACCTACACGACCAACGCCAAAAACTACCTTTATCACATCATTCGCGCCGATACCTATCACCTGAGCGCCGGCAACTGGTCGAACATCATGATGCTCGGCGCCATCGGCGTGGTGTTTTTCATGGCCAACGTGCTCGGCTGGGCGGGCCCGGCGGCAGCGGCCACCTTCGCGCTGACGCTTCTGTTCTTGCGTACCCCGCTGATTCAAGCGATCGGCGCCTGGCCGACACTGATTAGCGCTCAGGTCGCGTTCGACAAGCTCAAAAGCTTGGAACTCGCCGAGTACCGCGCTGACTTTGCCGTCAAGGACACGCTGCGCGACTGGCAGTGCATCCGCCTGGTGGACGTAACCTACGCCTACCCGGGCGACGCACACGGGCAGGGCGCATTCAAGGTCGGCCCGGTGAACCTGGCCCTTCACCGCGGCGAACAGGTGTTTCTGATCGGCGGCAACGGCAGCGGCAAGTCGACGTTGGCGCGCCTCTTGTCCGGGCTCTACCGCCCGCAAGGCGGCTACATCCAGATCGACGATACGCGCATCGATGCGCACAATTGGGACGCCTTTCGCGCGCGCTTTTCGAGCGTATTCACCGATTTTCACGCGTTTGATCAGCTCATGGGCGCAGGCGGCGGGCCGTCAGACCCGGTACTGGTAGAACGCTGGCTCGAGCGGCTGCAGATGACGCAAAAGCTCGAGTGGGCGGGCGCACGCGTCACCAATATCCAGCTCTCCCAGGGGCAGAAAAAGCGGCTGGCGCTGCTGCTCGCCATTGCCGAGGAGCGCGATGTGCTGCTGCTCGACGAATGGGCGGCGGATCAGGACCCTCAGTTTCGCCGGCTTTTCTATCGCGAGCTGTTGCCCCACCTGAAAGCGATGGGCACGACCGTTTTTGCCATCAGCCACGATGACAGTTACTTCGTGCACGCCGACCGGCTGCTGGAAATGTCGGCAGGCCATCTTTTCGAGCTCGAAGGCGAGCAGCGCGCCCGGGCAAGCCTGGACGCGGTGGCGCAGATCACGCCGCAGTGA